TTAaaaggagaactaagggttctcaacaCCTGTTTACATCAAGAAAGGGGAAACAAAGCCCCACCAAAAAAAtcgagaaaaattacaaaccaattagcGCTACGAAAGAAATAACAAAGGGTCTTTGTTAAATTCGTAAAAACTACAAATGGGATGTGTAATCTCTCCTATAAACGACCACTTCCAAACCAATACCTTGATGCTCCAAATTGTATTATCCACATTCCACACTTCATTCCTGGTTTTAGGATTTATGGTGTATTGTGAGAGGTTATGTCTCctgtatttttggataaattagAGATTCCTTTCCTAGTTCTGGAATGGAGTATATATACAAAATTTCTTAGGCTTGAACTAGAGGACTGGAAAGGTAGTTTCCCTGTCCGTTCGATAAAACGTGAGAAGACTTGACTTTTCCGCAAATGGGGGATTATTTTTCCCCTTTGAATTTTTTCTCCCACCGGTCACTAGCTATTTGAACACCATGCCAGTCATGTATGGTGAATGGATGGATCGACTTACGCATCCCAAGCCTAATTGGGTCACCTATCGCCTAATTCTGAGCGACCTCGTGCCTTATTTAGGGCGCTTGCCTAATGTTGTGAGACTTGACTTGTATTGAACATTTATGGATCTTTTTTCTTATGGCTTAGTAAAATTATTTCAATACATAGTCCCTGAAGCACAAGGTCTTGGAAAAGGCACAATGAATCCAATTCATTTTTTGGTGAAGCAAAGTGAAATAGAGCAGAGACAAAATGAAGAAGTGAGTGTGACCGAAAACCCTAAACACCAATGATGGTGATGTAGCAGAAATTGGAAGATAAAAAAATGTAGATGCACAAAAATATAGGATTAGAATTTTTATCATGACAAATTTGAATTTATATAGACTAAGATGTAGCTAGAGCAAAATTTGTAAAATGCttgtttatgaaaatattttttataattgtttCAGAATATATAATGGctaaaaaatatgatattttttatttatgttattgtaGCTTAAAAATATATTCAGATGAACACTGCAAAAAAATTCGGGATCAGTTGAATTTCAAGTATTCAACTTCACTAATAAAATACGAAGACTTTCTTCACATTTTGTATTACACCCAAAAGACTAACTAACCTGCCCTGCCAGCCGTTGGATTTCCTTAAACGAAGTCAGCTTCCTCATATTAATGATGGATGACATTTATTTGGGTTGGCCTCTATACCTCTCTTTGAGTTAACATGAAACCTAACTATGACTTTGCAGAAATTTCAGCGATTGAATTTTAACAAAAAAGATATGGCAAATTGAATTTCAGCAAAATGCAAATGGATGAGAATTCTTTAATTGCATCAAGTTAATTTtcaaaagcaaaacaaaatattaaaaacaaacatcTTTTCATTACTAATTGCCTCCAAGGCTTCAGACACAGCAGATCACATTCTCATTTGATCACTCACTCATTGCCCCGGATTGATTTAAATTTCAACATGTAAAACTATGAGCGCTTTTAGACTTCCAAGTACGTTGTCAATGTCAATATGGCAGATTTGTTCCACTTTGACACCCTATAAGTTGTTGAATATCACCAACATCAAAGATTCAGAATTAGACGTAATCAATGTTTTAAGTAAAAGTATGCAAATTTTGGGCTGCATAGCTACCCCTGATATCTCAATTCTCAGGACTCATGTTGTTCAACCTATATATGTTCGATCAAAACATAACAAAACACTTATTTTTCTGTGTTGATGTTATACAGTATGCAAAAAGAACAAGTTTTCATCTAGTGTCCACATGAAATGTTGAAATAATTCTACTGCTCTAAAGCAAGTTAATaggattttctttttattttaaaagagtgCTCAATTTCTAGGGGAGAAAATGCATGACTGTCATATAGTTGTACCAATCATATTAATACAATTAACCTAAGCCACAATTCAAACCATCCATTATTATCAACCTATATAAATGAACACGAATTCAAACAAGCAAATCACAAGATTCAAACAAGAAAATCATAAGAGAGGAACTTACTTTTAATGAATTGGAACAAGGCTTTCAACATAATCTTTGACCGAATCCCAATATAAATAATCTCTCGTTATATTTGCAGTAACTTTTATTCGTTGTACTCTATTATCTTTCCAATTATAGAGAAATGCTTGGGATTCAAGATTGCTACTGAGCATAAGTGTATCACGATCTTCGAAAAGAAGCAACGGTATCAATTGAAAATGACGCTTCTGACAGTAACTAAAGTTATCATAATCTATTTGAAGATTGTGATAACTAATTTTAAGAAATTGAGTCCAAGAATCTTCAACTCCAAATTTCTTCATCCGCCATATAACAAAATCAGTTTTCCTCAAAGAATGAGATAAACAAAGGCAGCCCCCTAAAACACCAATGGTTGGTTTTGTAGGCGGCACTTCATCAGAAACCTGGGGCAATAGATATTGATTGTACATCTCAGTCCTCAAATCAAGAGAAACAATAACATAATCTTCAACAGTTTTATTCCTAATAATATGACTATTGTAGTCAATGTTGTTGTGGCTAGCCAACCAGTTAATAGTACCACTCAAATACACACCACTAAACACTCCAACATAGAAACTATGTTCACCATAGTTCCAATTAAGACGAACACCTGGAAAACTTTCAATGTTTCTCCAAACATCATCACTGAAACTAAGAACTCTCACCTCAGTTTTCAGTTGATCTTTGATGTAACGGGACACCACCACTTTATAAGTGTCTGTTGAATCATCGAAACCTAACACAAAGGGCCAGCGTTGATATTGAAAATCATAAAACTTTCCAAATATTTTAGATGTTGTCTTGGTGGCTGGATTCCACAATCGAAACCAGTAATCTCTTTGGAGACCGGTGAAGGAATCACCAGCCAAAAGAATCAATCCATTACAGGAACCAACAACATTAGAGCATCCTTTGTTTTTCACATAACAGTAAGGCTGGTCAAAAAGGGTGAATGAGGAATTATCGAGTAAACTACGACTGAGATATGGAACAACGCTATAACTCTGTTCATATTCATAGTCATTACTGTAGGGAGACTCTCTGGGATTAATCTTCACGTGATACATGATTAGTGCTAACATGGGATTTTGTGTTGCAGATCTCTTGAGGTGCAATTTGACGAAGGCGGAATCAGAGATGAGAATTTTCCAAGAGTTACAGACACACTTAAATTGAAGAAGATATTTGACGGGAAGAAAGGAAAGTAATTCGGCAATGAGATCATCGGGAAGGATGATCGGCGACGGGTTCATCAGGAAGGAAAACTACGGTTACGATGGAAGTATTGATATGTTtattaattagggttttgaaaatatttaaggtCTCTATAATTGGGTGACTTCTAGGGTGAGCATTAACAAAATCAATAAGAATgccaacaaatatttttttatatcctTCTAGACTTGATTTAAATATCCAACATCGCGTAATATGATAGTAcagcaaaaaaatataaaataagtgaATAATCTCACGCTATGAATATCCATTTCCACTCAAAAATATAGTTCTAATATTTtaggtttcaaattcaaattcctcACCTGCCTCCGATGAAGCCGCTGCCGTTGATCCTCCCTAACGATTCAGGTGTGTCAGTAATTCTTGGAACACTTTCATTTCCGATCCCGTCTTTGTGAAATTACATCTCAAAAGATCGGCAACACAAAATCCTCTTTTCTCACTGTTCAAACATCTCACTATTTTTATCCCGGAAGAGTCACCCTATGGAAGTGACGAGTATTACACTTACTTTCCGTATTCTGCGAGTTGTTTACTCGAGAACCCATCATTCACCCTTTCTGATCATCCTTATTATGATCTGCACAACAAATGGTCTTCTGACATAGTTGGCTCATGCAATGGATTGATCTGTTTGGCAGGTTATTATTCCTCCGAGTACTGGTTCTATGTTTGGAATCCTGCCACCAGAACTTCAAAAAAATGTGGGTGTTTTCGTGAGTCAGCGAGTACTTCCATTTTTTCCTTCGCATTTGGTTGTGATAATTCAACAGGCGCATATAAAGTGGTGGCCTACCGTTACTTTAAAACTGACTCGGGAGTTCTTACAAGCGAGGTGAGAGTTCTTAGTTTGGGTGGTGATGATGTTTGGAGAAACATTGAAAGTTTCCCGATTGTTCCTTATCATGTGAACTATGAGGATAGTGATGGCTATTTGAATGGCACTCTTAACTGGTTGGCCAATCACAATGCTGAATGTTATATTTATCCATGTACTGATCCTGATCCTGTTGAACAGTTTGTTATTGTTTCACTTGATTTGGGGACAGAGACGTATCATCAATACCTACTTCCTAGTGGCTTTGAAGAAGTGCCGCCTAGACAACCATATATTGTTATGTTGGGAGGCTGCCTTTGTTTTTCTTATTGTCATAAGGAAACTGGTTTTGTTATATGGCAGATGAAGAAATTTGGAGATAAAGATTCTTGGACTCAATTATTTCAAATTAGTTATCAAAATCTTCAAATTGATTATAATGAATATATAAAGCATCGACTTAGATTGCATATTTTGCTTCTTTCCAAGGATTCTAATACACTGTTAATTAGGAGCACTGAAGCATCCGAAGCATTTCTCTATAATCGGAGAGATCAAAGAGTAGAGCCTACGAATATTACTCCAGGTAGAACTAGTTATGGTGATACAACTGGTTTAGAGTGGGACTATATCAAGGAATATGTTGAAACTAGGGATTGGGACTTTATCAAGGATTATGTTGAAACTAGTGTAGGTTGGGACTATATCAAGGATTATGTTGAAAGCTTAGTTCCTCTTCCatgatttaattgttttaattaatgtaTGTTATTTTCATAATAATTGATTGTATGAATTCTGGCTTATGTTAGTTGCATATGTAAGCATGATTATATAACTATATaagccatggttttaaattgcggttgcggctgCGGATGCGGTTGCAGTCACTGCGGTTGTGTCTATTGCGGTTGTTGCGATGCGGAATGCGGTCATTGCGGCGTGAATTCATAtttatgaacataaaatattatattttattatttattttcgatTTCACATATCTTTCATTTCCTCTCTAAATTTTCATCTATAACTCATTAATAATTCATCACCTCCTTTGAATATCactatttcttttaaaatatatcttaaatctacgatataattaaaaaagaagGTAGACCAAATAATTTTTGCGAGCATTGCATAATCTCTTGCAGTCTAATGCGGTCTGATGCGGCTTGATGCGGCCGATGCAGTGTTATGATGCAACCGATGCGGTGTTATGATgcggtttttattgtgatttgcAATCACACTGCAATTGCGGTATGATGCGGATGCGGACACTACCGCAACCGCAATATTGCGGACGCATCAGGTGATGCgatccgcaatttaaaaccataatTATAAGCATCTTGGAATTGCTTTTTCTAGATAATGTTTACATGTATAACGATTGTAGAAATAATCCAGGTTATCTCTTTTTTTCTAATGAAAGGTTTCTTATACCCTTGATGAACTCTAGCTCTTTTTGAATGCAAACTAACACAAACACTAATGTGTTTTGTCATGTTTTGATTGTTACTTGTGGTGCTTACATAGTTCAACATCCTGAGCCTCGGGATACCAGATGTAGCTATGCGGTACAAAAGTTGAATACCTTATTTAAACCATTTATCTAATTCTGAGTTTAATTCATCCATCATTTTTAAATATGCATATAAACTATATGTTTTCCGGTTTATTCCATGCTAAGTGTCTGGTGTattgattttttgttgtttttggtaTCTGATCTTACATGTGGATCAGAATAGGTGAGTGGGGCCAGCAAAATGTCCGTAGTTCTGAGCGATCAACGAAAATGGGGATTGTACCTGCAGGCACTCTGATGCTTAAGTCAGTTCAGGTGAAGAGGTAAGTAAGAAAGGGTAAAGAATATA
The Vicia villosa cultivar HV-30 ecotype Madison, WI linkage group LG6, Vvil1.0, whole genome shotgun sequence genome window above contains:
- the LOC131614409 gene encoding F-box/kelch-repeat protein At3g23880-like — encoded protein: MNPSPIILPDDLIAELLSFLPVKYLLQFKCVCNSWKILISDSAFVKLHLKRSATQNPMLALIMYHVKINPRESPYSNDYEYEQSYSVVPYLSRSLLDNSSFTLFDQPYCYVKNKGCSNVVGSCNGLILLAGDSFTGLQRDYWFRLWNPATKTTSKIFGKFYDFQYQRWPFVLGFDDSTDTYKVVVSRYIKDQLKTEVRVLSFSDDVWRNIESFPGVRLNWNYGEHSFYVGVFSGVYLSGTINWLASHNNIDYNSHIIRNKTVEDYVIVSLDLRTEMYNQYLLPQVSDEVPPTKPTIGVLGGCLCLSHSLRKTDFVIWRMKKFGVEDSWTQFLKISYHNLQIDYDNFSYCQKRHFQLIPLLLFEDRDTLMLSSNLESQAFLYNWKDNRVQRIKVTANITRDYLYWDSVKDYVESLVPIH
- the LOC131614410 gene encoding F-box/kelch-repeat protein At3g23880-like produces the protein MKPLPLILPNDSGYYSSEYWFYVWNPATRTSKKCGCFRESASTSIFSFAFGCDNSTGAYKVVAYRYFKTDSGVLTSEVRVLSLGGDDVWRNIESFPIVPYHVNYEDSDGYLNGTLNWLANHNAECYIYPCTDPDPVEQFVIVSLDLGTETYHQYLLPSGFEEVPPRQPYIVMLGGCLCFSYCHKETGFVIWQMKKFGDKDSWTQLFQISYQNLQIDYNEYIKHRLRLHILLLSKDSNTLLIRSTEASEAFLYNRRDQRVEPTNITPGRTSYGDTTGLEWDYIKEYVETRDWDFIKDYVETSVGWDYIKDYVESLVPLP